The DNA window GCAGGTCGTGGTGGACTTCGGGGAGACCGTGTTCCACACGATCATCTCGCGCACCGTACGGTTCCCGGAGACCAACAAGGCCGGCGAGCCGATCACCACGTACGCTCCTTCCAGCCTTGCGGCGGACGCGTACCGTCAGCTCGCCCGTGAGCTGCTGGCGCGGATGTAACTGGAGCAGATGACCACCCTGGACACCGAGGCGCTTCCCGCCCCTGAGTCTCTCGAGCACGTCGCCCCGTCGTCGGGCGACGCCTTTACCGTGCGCCTGGACAACTTCGAGGGGCCGTTCGACCTGCTGCTGGGGTTGATCTCCAAGCACAAGCTGGACGTGACGGAGATCGCGCTGTCGGTGGTGACGGACGAGTTCATCGACTTCATCCGGGCCAAGGGGCCGGAGTGGGATCTGGACCAGACGACGGAGTTCCTGCTGGTCGCGTCGACCCTGCTGGACCTGAAGGCAGCGCGGCTGCTGCCGCAGGGCGAGGTCGAGGACGAGGAGGACCTCGCGCTGTTGGAGGCGCGGGATCTTTTGTTCGCGCGGCTGCTGCAGTACCGGGCGTACAAGCAGATGGCTTCTGTGCTGGGCGCGTCGATGGCGGCGGAGGCGAAGCGTTTCCCGCGAGCGGTGGGGATGGAGCCGCGGTTCGGAGAGCTGCTGCCCGAGGTG is part of the Tenggerimyces flavus genome and encodes:
- a CDS encoding segregation and condensation protein A — protein: MTTLDTEALPAPESLEHVAPSSGDAFTVRLDNFEGPFDLLLGLISKHKLDVTEIALSVVTDEFIDFIRAKGPEWDLDQTTEFLLVASTLLDLKAARLLPQGEVEDEEDLALLEARDLLFARLLQYRAYKQMASVLGASMAAEAKRFPRAVGMEPRFGELLPEVLIGLGVEEFAKLAAHALRPKPEPVLSLAHIHAPRVSVRDQAAVLVDRLRRVRSTTFRSLIADSPNLVTTVARFLALLELYREGAVAFEQAEALSELTIRWSGADEGDVAVGDEFDEGDVTLRPVDDLDSGAEPDELDVVDESGEPSDNA